A portion of the Saccharomyces paradoxus chromosome XV, complete sequence genome contains these proteins:
- the ELG1 gene encoding Elg1p (Subunit of an alternative replication factor C complex~similar to YOR144C): MKRHVSLSDILTGNRKKVRRQDALQITIDEENDAECGTFEARTSNHDDSSVIFLNHSIVKPIEATSANPRSAKEFLMMKRTKEKCDNEDDDLIVISDKSSKRNTDDAEIAVSHEQEDDISIISTSRIKSSLLNERASKIKNLLKNETSDTSKRLNSISKLKEIEPPLPLHQSIYPVDGIELSDENVEIPLPLRILPPLNHIFLPIDYETLKDRSSTSCIPVRYRAPKLLGTNVKRNTTLTWPQLFKPLTLKQVLIEPKLKLRIKNWIQTSFHNLEKPTSRNRLLNRINSNKQQGSVDELANFIVPDFEEDESLRANFYKNGEANTNLSEFVPLMILQGNAIGKKTLIQTVMREIAGDDNSYQIYEVNPNMNRSKKDLLDTLLDFTTTHYVKDSSKRKCDYGLVLFNDVDVLFKEHDKGFWSMINKLCEFSRRPLILTCKDLSLIPGELITLTTEQNSLFHTKKISTSTVHAFLTKYLKSLEIEVCDDWLHDIIKQNNADIRKCLMCLQFWCVSTEADLILSESRPPILTSTLGSSVKDISKLTDLLSLNDVIGQATRNRSMVRQEIDSTTMTPEKVHAFQDPNLDDEMKLQSDYVIDYKLHLNDPNRQPLLPFELNIYQHIQEQLEARHSYGRELTQRLDNEYLVNRFKKMTESTINFLASRTPKYDHLQSTRRTRNSKKISDILNQFKGIYNVNTPNENAEVHLLSATAQQIRAEINPFVFEIAKSDANVKNENKQIFELHSENVSERRYKDLVYQLSQDGVLKNVWFKADPSIVVRKWEHLHSGVSRHK, translated from the coding sequence ATGAAAAGGCACGTGTCATTATCTGACATATTGACAGGTAACAGGAAAAAAGTTAGAAGACAAGATGCTCTACAGATTACCATCGATGAGGAAAATGACGCTGAATGCGGCACTTTTGAGGCCAGAACATCCAACCACGACGATTCTTCAGTCATATTTTTAAACCATTCTATTGTGAAACCAATTGAAGCTACTTCCGCTAATCCCAGATCCGCAAAGGagtttttgatgatgaaacgcaccaaagaaaaatgcgATAATGAGGACGATGATCTTATTGTGATCAGTGACAAGAGCTCCAAAAGAAACACTGATGATGCCGAAATTGCAGTTTCACATGAgcaagaagatgatatttCCATAATTTCCACATCGAGAATTAAATCATCGCTTCTCAATGAAAGAGCTTCAAAGATTAAGAACTTGCTCAAGAACGAGACCAGCGATACCAGCAAAAGGTTGAATAGCATTTCTAAACTGAAGGAGATAGAGCCACCATTACCGTTACATCAATCAATTTACCCAGTAGATGGCATAGAGCTGTCGGATGAGAATGTTGAAATCCCACTTCCTCTACGCATACTACCGCCACTaaatcatatttttcttcctaTTGATTATGAAACGTTGAAAGACAGGAGTTCAACGTCTTGTATTCCCGTTCGCTATCGAGCTCCCAAATTACTAGGCACAAATGTCAAAAGGAATACAACTCTCACATGGCCACAACTGTTCAAGCCTCTCACATTAAAACAGGTATTAATCGAACCCAAATTGAAATTGCGAATCAAGAATTGGATTCAAACATCTTTTCATAACCTAGAAAAGCCTACCTCAAGGAATCGTTTACTAAACAGAATAAATTCCAATAAACAGCAAGGATCTGTTGATGAACTTGCCAACTTCATTGTACCTGATTTCGAAGAAGACGAAAGTTTGCGTGCAAATTTCTACAAAAATGGCGAAGCAAATACTAACTTAAGTGAATTTGTTCCACTAATGATATTACAAGGCAATGCAATAGGCAAGAAAACGTTGATACAAACGGTCATGAGAGAGATTGCTGGCGACGATAACTCTTATCAGATATATGAAGTTAACCCAAACATGAACAGGAGCAAGAAAGATTTGCTTGATACCCTGTTAGATTTTACCACAACGCATTACGTGAAAGATTCctcaaaaaggaaatgtGACTACGGGCTTGTTTTATTTAACGATGTTGATGTGTTATTTAAAGAACATGACAAGGGATTTTGGTCAATGATCAACAAGCTTTGCGAATTTTCAAGAAGGCCCCTGATATTGACCTGTAAGGATTTGTCATTAATCCCTGGCGAACTTATTACTTTGACAACTGAAcaaaattctttgtttcATACTAAGAAGATTAGTACATCTACGGTCCATGCATTTCtaacaaaatatttaaagTCCCTGGAGATTGAAGTTTGTGACGACTGGCTTcatgatattattaaacaaaataatgCGGATATTAGGAAGTGCTTGATGTGCCTACAGTTTTGGTGCGTTAGTACCGAGGctgatttgattttatcTGAGAGCCGACCACCGATTCTAACATCGACCCTTGGCTCAAGCGTTAAAGATATATCGAAATTAACTGATTTACTATCCCTAAATGATGTTATTGGTCAAGCAACGCGAAATCGTTCGATGGTTAGGCAAGAAATAGATTCCACCACAATGACTCctgaaaaagttcatgCTTTCCAAGATCCAAATTTAGATGATGAAATGAAACTGCAATCCGATTACGTGATAGATTATAAATTGCATTTAAATGACCCTAATAGGCAACCGTTACTACCATTTGAATTGAATATTTACCAACACATCCAGGAACAACTGGAAGCTCGGCATTCCTACGGCCGAGAATTGACACAAAGACTTGACAACGAATACCTTGTTAAtagattcaaaaaaatgaccGAATCtacaataaattttttggcttCAAGGACACCGAAGTATGACCATCTACAATCGACAAGAAGAACGAGaaattccaagaaaatctCTGATATTTTAAACCAATTCAAAGGAATTTATAATGTTAATACACCGAATGAAAATGCCGAGGTTCACCTGTTAAGCGCCACAGCCCAACAAATTAGAGCAGAAATTAATCCCTTCGTTTTTGAAATCGCCAAAAGTGATGCCAACGTCAAGAATGAAAACAAGCAAATATTTGAGTTGCACAGTGAAAATGTATCAGAAAGACGATATAAAGACCTGGTCTATCAATTGTCCCAAGACGGCGTCTTAAAAAACGTATGGTTCAAGGCTGACCCAAGCATAGTTGTGAGAAAATGGGAGCATCTGCACTCAGGAGTTTCAAGACACAAGTGA
- the PNO1 gene encoding Pno1p (Essential nucleolar protein required for pre-18S rRNA processing~similar to YOR145C) gives MVAPTALKKATVPPASGEDSGSSRIIGINNTESIDEEDDDDVLLDDANDNTAKDEGDSEDGSQKMRESKTVVVDDQGKPRFTSASKTQGNKIKFESRKIMVPPHRMTPLRNSWTKIYPPLVEHLKLQVRMNLKTKSVELRTNPKFTTDPGALQKGADFIKAFTLGFDLDDSIALLRLDDLYIETFEVKDVKTLTGDHLSRAIGRIAGKDGKTKFAIENATRTRIVLADSKIHILGGFTHIRMARESVVSLILGSPPGKVYGNLRTVASRLKERY, from the coding sequence TAGGAATAAATAATACCGAAAGCATTgacgaagaggatgacgatgatgtTCTATTGGATGATGCCAACGACAATACAGCAAAAGACGAGGGAGATAGCGAGGACGGTAGTCAGAAAATGCGCGAATCTAAGACCGTAGTGGTCGATGACCAGGGGAAGCCTCGCTTCACTTCAGCTAGTAAAACACAGGGtaacaaaataaaatttgaaTCGAGGAAGATCATGGTTCCACCACACAGAATGACACCCTTGAGGAACAGCTGGACAAAAATTTATCCTCCATTGGTTGAGCACTTGAAGTTGCAAGTCAGAATGAATTTAAAGACAAAATCGGTAGAGCTAAGAACGAATCCTAAATTTACCACAGACCCTGGTGCGTTGCAAAAAGGGGCCGATTTCATCAAAGCCTTCACTTTAGGATTTGACCTAGACGATTCTATCGCACTATTAAGGCTAGATGATTTATATATCGAAACTTTTGAGGTCAAAGATGTCAAGACTCTAACGGGTGACCATTTGTCGAGAGCTATCGGTCGTATTGCTGGAAAAGACGGTAAAACGAAGTTTGCCATTGAAAACGCTACAAGGACAAGGATAGTCTTAGCCGACTCTAAAATACACATTTTGGGTGGGTTCACCCATATCAGAATGGCAAGAGAGTCTGTAGTTAGTTTAATTTTGGGTTCCCCTCCAGGTAAAGTTTACGGGAATTTACGTACCGTTGCATCTAGATTAAAGGAACGCTACTAA